The Streptomyces sp. NBC_00162 sequence TCTTCTGCGGCCGTTGGGACGATCGCGCGCGGCAGCACCAGGCGGCCGGCCGGCCGCGCAACATGGAGGCCGTCACCGTCTTCGCGGCCGAGGGAGCCTTCGACCCGGAGACCACGCGCGCCGCACTCGCCGCCTTCGCGGCCCCCGTCCTGCTGCTCGCCGGGGAGTTCGACCTGAACAGCCCGCCTCGGTCGACGGCCGAGTTCGCCGGGCTCTTCCCCGACGCCTCGTTCGTCGTACAGCCGGGGGCCGGCCACTACCCCTGGGTGGACGACGCCGACCGCTTCGCGGCGACCACGGCCGCGTTCCTGGGGTAGTTCCCCCGCCCGAGGCCGGAGCCAGGCGATCGCGGGAAATCTGCCAGACTCCCCGCATGCCGCCTTTCACGACCGTCGCCGCCTACGCCCCGCCCGGTGTCGGCATGCTCGCCGTCGGTGTCGTCACCGAGGTGTTCGGCCCGCGTGCGGGGCTGCCCCGCTTCGACTTCGCGCTGTGCGCCGACCGGCCCGGGCCCGTTCCCACCGACCTCGGCGTACCGCTCGCGGTCGAGTACGGGCTGGAGCGGATGGCCGTCGCCGATCTCGTGGTCGCCCTGCCCTGGGCCGGCTTCCGGACACCGCTCGCACCGGCCGTGCTGGAGGCCCTGTCCGCCGCTCACGAACGCGGCGCCCTGGTCGCGGCCCACTGCGTCGGTACGTACGCCCTCGCCGCCGCCGGACTGCTCGACGGGCGGCGGGCCACGACGCACTGGCGGTTCGCGGAGCTGCTGGCCCGCCGCCATCCGGAGGTCACGGTCGATCCCCATGCCCTCTACGTCGACGAAGGGCGCGTCGTCACGGGGGCGGGAGCGGCGGCGGGTTTCGATCTCTGCCTGCACCTGGTCAGGCGGGAGCACGGTGCCGCGGCCGCCAACGCCATCGCCCGCGACCTCGTGCTGCCCTCCCACCGCGAGGGCGGGCAGGCCCAGTACCTCGCCGCCCCCGTCCCCGAGGACGCTCAGGACACCCGCCTCGCCGAAGTCCTCGCCTGGGCGCGCGAGCACCTCCACGAGCAG is a genomic window containing:
- a CDS encoding GlxA family transcriptional regulator, with protein sequence MPPFTTVAAYAPPGVGMLAVGVVTEVFGPRAGLPRFDFALCADRPGPVPTDLGVPLAVEYGLERMAVADLVVALPWAGFRTPLAPAVLEALSAAHERGALVAAHCVGTYALAAAGLLDGRRATTHWRFAELLARRHPEVTVDPHALYVDEGRVVTGAGAAAGFDLCLHLVRREHGAAAANAIARDLVLPSHREGGQAQYLAAPVPEDAQDTRLAEVLAWAREHLHEQLPVAELARRAVMSKRSFARRFTTATGTTPHAWLVSLRLSRAEELLETTDLSVEEIARAVGFASAAVLREQFVRRRGVPPRSYRRSFTRTP